The Bartonella krasnovii sequence TTGATTGCAGTGATGTATCTTGATGGAGGATTAGAGAGCGTTCGTCCCTTTATTCAAAAATATTGGCAAAGTCGGGCAAAGAAAATGAATGCTGGTCGACGTGATGCCAAGACAGAGTTACAAGAATGGGCGCATATCCAAGGTAATGCACAGCCATATTATCAGATTATCAAACGCTCAGGTCCAGATCACGATCCTGTTTTTATAGTAGAGGTTAGTATTTCAGGTTTTGCTTCAGAGATTGGGCAGGGGAGCTCTAAAAGATATGCTGAAAGAATGGCCGCTGAAAAAATTTTGCGACGAGAGGGTGTGTGGAAAACAATAGGAAAGAATGATCATGAGTGACGTTATGAAAACGCGTTCTGGGTTTGTTGTGCTCATTGGGATGCCTAATGCTGGTAAATCGACATTGGTTAATCAATTGGTTGGAACAAAGGTATCAATTGTAACGCATAAGGTACAAACAACAAGAACTTTAATCCGCGGTATTGTCATTCATGATGATGTGCAAATTGTCTTGATTGATACACCGGGTGTTTTTCGTCCCCATAAGCGCTTAGAACGCGCCATGGTTTCTGCTGCTTGGGGAGGGGCTAAGAGCGCTGATGTTCTACTTGTTTTAATTGATGCTCAAAGTGGCCTTTCGGATGAAGTTAATATGATGTTAGATATTGTAAACACTATGAAACAAGAAAAAGTTCTTGTTTTAAATAAAGTTGATACAGTTGTTAAATCATCTCTTCTAGCATTAACCACTAAAATAAATGAACGTGTAAAGTTTGCGCAAACATTTATGATTTCTGCCCTAAATGGTTCTGGTTGCAAGGATTTACTTCATGCGTTGAGTAACATGATGCAGGAGGGGCCATGGTATTATCCGGAAGATCAAATTTCCGATATGCCTATGCGTCATCTTGCTGCTGAAATTACGCGAGAAAAACTTTTTCTTCGTCTCCATGATGAGCTTCCTTATTCCTCAACGGTTGAAACAGAAAGCTTTGAAGAGCGTTCAGATGGCTCCGTTAAAATCAATCAAGTCATTTATGTAGAGCGTGAGAGCCAGAAGAAAATTATTTTAGGAGCAAAAGGCGATACAATTAAAACGATTGGTCAAGCAGCACGCAAGGAGCTCATGGAAATTATGGATCAAAAGGTTCATCTTTTTCTTTTTGTTAAAGTGCGTAATAATTGGGATGCCGATCCAGAACGTTATCGCGAAATGGGATTGGATTTTTTAAAATAACATTTTAAAAAAATAATTAAAATACAATGAAATGGAAAGAACAAGCTGTTATTCTTGGGGCACGCCAATATGGTGAAACAAGTGTTATTCTTGAGATTATGACGCGTGAACGTGGTCGTTATATGGGGGTGGTAAAAGGGGGACGTTCGCGTCGTATGGCAGCTCTTCTTCAGCCTGGAAATTTTGTGGAGGCTGAATGGAGTGCGCGTTTAGAAGAGCATTTGGGACTTTTTCGCCTAGAAGCACTTGATTTACATGCGGCACGATTAATTTGTCTACCAGAAGCACTTTATGCTTTGCAATTGGTTACTTTTCATTTGAGGCTTCTTCCTGAGCGTGATCCGCACCCCGTTTTATATGATATTTTACACATTTTTATGCAGAATTTTGATGAGCCATTTGTAAATGCAGAATTACTTGTACGTTTTGAAATGCGGCTTCTTGAAGAACTTGGTTTTGGTCTTGATTTATCTTGTTGTGCTGCAACAGGTCGTCAGGAAAGGCTTTATTACGTATCGCCAAAATCTGGACGGGCTGTCTGTGAAGAAGCGGGGGAACCTTGGAAAAAAAAGCTTCTCATTCTCCCACAGTTTCTTGTGCAAAGAGCGACTCGTCCGGCTGATTTTAGGGATATAATAAATGGTTTTAATTTAACGGGTTTTTTTCTTATGCGTCATGTCTGGGAGCCACGAGATATAAAACAGCCATCAGTCCGAATGAATTTGATACAGTTGTTTGAGCGTCGTTTTGGTATACAGACATTCATCTTTTGATGTGATTATAATTGAATAGAATGGGAAAATGAAAATTTTAAAGACAATTTCTGAAGTTCGCCAATATACTTTAGAAGAACGAAGTTTAGGCTTTTCGATTGGTTTTGTTCCAACAATGGGAGCTCTTCATGAGGGGCATCTAGCATTAGTACAGCGTGCAAAAGCAACGTGTGATCGTGTATTAGTTTCTATTTTTGTCAATCCAAAGCAATTTGGACCAGATGAAGACTTTGATCAATATCCAAGAGACTTGAGAAGCGATTGTGCTTTATTGGAAAAAGCAGGTGTTGAATGTGTTTTTGCACCTTCTGTAGATGAAATGTGGCCCTTGGGAAATGATACAATTGTGCAAGTGAAAAAATTATCACGTATGTTAATGGGAAAATTACGTCCAGGGCACTTTTGTGGTGTAACGAGTGTTGTTGCTAAGCTTTTTAATATTGTTCAGCCCGATAAAGCTTTTTTTGGAGAAAAGGATTTTCAACAAATTTTAATTATTCGGCGTATGGTTGAAGATTTAGCTTTTCCTGTTGAAATTATTGGAGTCCCTATTTTGCGTGAAGCAGATGGTGTTGCGCACTCTTCGCGAAATAGACTTTTAACATTAGAAGATCGTAAAGCGGCAAAAATTATTCCTGAAAGTGGGAAAGCTGCTGAAAAGCTTTACCATGAAGGTGAGCGGTCTGTTGATAAGTTATGCAAAGTTGTTCGCAATATTTTACAAAAAGAAACGCGTGCAATTGTTGAAGCAATAGATTTACGGGATATGGAAACCTTATGCGAGGTCAAAGGAACATTGAATAAACCAGCAGTTTTACTTCTTACTGTTCGCTTTGGTGAGGTAAGGCTTATTGATCAATACATATTGCAAAAGAAGGGCGGAAAATGAGTATCCATAAAACTGTAAAGCGTATAACATCTTCTCAAATACGCGAAAGAAAGGGACAGCAGCCGATTGTTTCTTTAACAGCTTATCAAGCTTATACTGCGCGGATTGCCGATCCTTATTGTGATTTTCTTTTGGTTGGTGATAGCGTTGGTATGGTCGTCTATGGGTTTGAGACAACACTTCCTGTAAGTTTAGAGATGATGATTTTGCACGGGCAGGCAGTTATGCGTGGTTCTCAAAAGGCCCTTGTTGTTGTTGATATGCCTTTTGGTTCTTATGAAGAAAGTAAAGAGCAGGCTTTTTTAAATGCATCGCGGATTCTTGCACAAACGGGGTGTGGGGCCGTTAAGCTTGAAGGTGGAGTTTATATAGCGGAAACAATAGATTTTTTATGTAAACGTGGCATACCAGTGATGGGACATATTGGTCTTACGCCTCAAGCGGTCAATCGTTTTGGTGGTTTTAAGACACAAGGACGTAAAGAGAGTGATTGGCAAAAAATTGAAGCCGACGGAGCCGCGATTGAAGAAGCTGGTGCTTTTGCTATTGTTTTGGAAGGGATCGTCGAACCTTTAGCCGTAAAATTAACAGAAAAGCTTTCTATTCCAACAATCGGTATTGGTGCATCTAATCAATGTGATGGACAAGTCTTGGTGATGGAAGATATGTTGGGCTATGGTGCTCATGTACCCAAATTTGTACGTCGTTATGGAGACCTTGAACAAGCCATGGAAACCGCAATCAAAAATTATGCAGAAGATGTCACATCCCGTGCCTTTCCAGCGGATAGAGAAGTTTATAAACTGAAATAAATTTTAGTTTAAGCTTAAAAGTTCGATAAGAGAACATGTGTCTATTTTATAATGAATGTACATTATTTCATATATTTTTGTATGCAATTTTAGCTATGGTTTTTTATTACTTTAATGGAGAAAATCTTCTCATGTAGAATAGAATGTCATTGGGGTGCTAATTTACATACTTTTTAAAAGAAATATTTAGACATCTAATTCTATTTTGCGATGGTATTCGTAAATAGTATAACAGGAAAGTTCCTAGGAAGTGTGTAAAATTTAGAAAGTACGATCATCTTTACGCTTCATAAAAAAACAAGCGGGTAACATCACACACTTTGCTAACTTTCAATATTGCTGACGAGCGCTTGCCACTTGAGAGAGGTCATAGGAGGTATTTTTAGTCCTCTTGTATAGTTTTTATTTGATAGTTTTTAGTCCACACCGCTCTCCCCGCTTATGACGTGTAAGCAAACGGTTTTGATTGATTCAATTAAATAAATTCGAAATGAGCAAATTCTACGATATTCAGATCTTTCATTTAACAGGAAAAAACAACCCATTATTATTATAAATCAGTTTGAATGAGTCTATAATGACAAGAAATCAACAATGTAAAGAGTCTATAATTTTGGGGTGTCTAAGTCATTAAAGCGCGTTAAAAATACGTTTTCAACTTGTTGTGTAGAGGAGGGGTATAAATTAAGATCATCGGGTAAAATATTATTGGGAGAGCCAAAATAGCGAAGGGCTTCTTCTGTATTAAATCCAGCAAGCGTGATTGCTTCGTGATATGCAGCAATACGGTCAGCTTGTTTTATTTTTTTTAAAAGTTTTTGAGAAAGATCAACGGGAAGAGAAAATCGCATGTGGATCGCATCTTGGATACGCTTTTCAATGCGTTCATAGTGTTTTCCTATGACAGCTTTAAAGGGTGAAATTATATCGCCGATGACATATTCTGGTGCATCATGAAGAAGAGCACAGAGACACTCATACTTCAGCGACTGCGGAAAAAGTTTTTGAAATATTTGTTCAACCAAAAGTGAATGTTGAGCAACGGAATAGGCATGCTCTCCTCGTGTTTGCCCATTCCAACGTGCTACACGAGCAAGCCCATGGGCAATATCTTCAATTTCAATATCAAAAGGAGAAGGATTAAGAAGATCAAGTCTGCGTCCAGAGAGCATTCTTTGCCAAGCGCGAGCTTCTCCACTTTTTAATAATTCAGCTTTAGCCATGCGTATTTTCTATAGTATTTTCAGGAAAGGTAAAATTCATGTTTTCAGCAATGCTTATAGTGACAGGAATATTTTTTACAGTAAAGGGAATGTTATGATCCATAGCATCTTTGACATGGTCAATACGCATTAAAGCGAGAGCCTCATTTGCAACAGATGTCCCCAAGCGTCCAAGCACTTTTGTTCCTGCTTCAATGCTTGATTGAGGGGGGAGGTCACATTGGCCTTTTACAATCAAAATACGGCGGCGTGCTGCATGGCGGTGGTGCATTCGTGAAACAATTTCTTGTCCAATATAACACCCTTTGTTGAATGCCAATCCATTAATTTGATCGTAATTAATATCATGAGGAAAGACTTTGCCGATTTCATAGTCTTGATCACTTTCTGCAATTGCATAACGAATTCGCAATTGATTCCACGTATCATAATTTTCTGAGGCCAAAAAAGGAGCTTTGCTATAGATTCGTATTATTTTTTCTTGTTTTGGAAAGCGTTTATCAACAAAATTTGAATCAAAACTTAAAGTATCTGATTCATTTTTCCAAGAAACTATAACAAGCTCTTGTAATGGTTGTGTAATTTCTACTTTTTTACGCAGCTTATAGAGTAACAGACGCTTGTAGAGTGTATCGGCCAAAGACATCACAATATCAATAAAATAGCTACCCTCTCTTTTACCGATAAGAAAATCAGCAAGGACCTTTCCTTGTGGGGATAAGAGGGCTCCAGGGAAAATTTCTTGGGGACTTATTTTTTTTACATCTGTCGTGATCAGGGATTGCAGAAAATCTGTTGCTTCTTCGCCTGTAATTTGAATAATTTTGCGATTTTTTAAGCAAATGGCATTTTGTTTTTCAATCATGGTTCTTGCCTTTCTGCTCAAAGTTACATAATCGATAAGTGAGCAATATGTAAGGAGCGTGGCTATGTTTAAAACATTTGATACAATTTTTAAAGGTGCAACACTTGTGAATCATGATGGAAAAAGCAAGCGTGATATT is a genomic window containing:
- the era gene encoding GTPase Era yields the protein MSDVMKTRSGFVVLIGMPNAGKSTLVNQLVGTKVSIVTHKVQTTRTLIRGIVIHDDVQIVLIDTPGVFRPHKRLERAMVSAAWGGAKSADVLLVLIDAQSGLSDEVNMMLDIVNTMKQEKVLVLNKVDTVVKSSLLALTTKINERVKFAQTFMISALNGSGCKDLLHALSNMMQEGPWYYPEDQISDMPMRHLAAEITREKLFLRLHDELPYSSTVETESFEERSDGSVKINQVIYVERESQKKIILGAKGDTIKTIGQAARKELMEIMDQKVHLFLFVKVRNNWDADPERYREMGLDFLK
- the recO gene encoding DNA repair protein RecO — translated: MKWKEQAVILGARQYGETSVILEIMTRERGRYMGVVKGGRSRRMAALLQPGNFVEAEWSARLEEHLGLFRLEALDLHAARLICLPEALYALQLVTFHLRLLPERDPHPVLYDILHIFMQNFDEPFVNAELLVRFEMRLLEELGFGLDLSCCAATGRQERLYYVSPKSGRAVCEEAGEPWKKKLLILPQFLVQRATRPADFRDIINGFNLTGFFLMRHVWEPRDIKQPSVRMNLIQLFERRFGIQTFIF
- the panC gene encoding pantoate--beta-alanine ligase, producing MKILKTISEVRQYTLEERSLGFSIGFVPTMGALHEGHLALVQRAKATCDRVLVSIFVNPKQFGPDEDFDQYPRDLRSDCALLEKAGVECVFAPSVDEMWPLGNDTIVQVKKLSRMLMGKLRPGHFCGVTSVVAKLFNIVQPDKAFFGEKDFQQILIIRRMVEDLAFPVEIIGVPILREADGVAHSSRNRLLTLEDRKAAKIIPESGKAAEKLYHEGERSVDKLCKVVRNILQKETRAIVEAIDLRDMETLCEVKGTLNKPAVLLLTVRFGEVRLIDQYILQKKGGK
- the panB gene encoding 3-methyl-2-oxobutanoate hydroxymethyltransferase, with protein sequence MSIHKTVKRITSSQIRERKGQQPIVSLTAYQAYTARIADPYCDFLLVGDSVGMVVYGFETTLPVSLEMMILHGQAVMRGSQKALVVVDMPFGSYEESKEQAFLNASRILAQTGCGAVKLEGGVYIAETIDFLCKRGIPVMGHIGLTPQAVNRFGGFKTQGRKESDWQKIEADGAAIEEAGAFAIVLEGIVEPLAVKLTEKLSIPTIGIGASNQCDGQVLVMEDMLGYGAHVPKFVRRYGDLEQAMETAIKNYAEDVTSRAFPADREVYKLK
- a CDS encoding YfbR-like 5'-deoxynucleotidase; the encoded protein is MAKAELLKSGEARAWQRMLSGRRLDLLNPSPFDIEIEDIAHGLARVARWNGQTRGEHAYSVAQHSLLVEQIFQKLFPQSLKYECLCALLHDAPEYVIGDIISPFKAVIGKHYERIEKRIQDAIHMRFSLPVDLSQKLLKKIKQADRIAAYHEAITLAGFNTEEALRYFGSPNNILPDDLNLYPSSTQQVENVFLTRFNDLDTPKL
- a CDS encoding YgfZ/GcvT domain-containing protein — protein: MIEKQNAICLKNRKIIQITGEEATDFLQSLITTDVKKISPQEIFPGALLSPQGKVLADFLIGKREGSYFIDIVMSLADTLYKRLLLYKLRKKVEITQPLQELVIVSWKNESDTLSFDSNFVDKRFPKQEKIIRIYSKAPFLASENYDTWNQLRIRYAIAESDQDYEIGKVFPHDINYDQINGLAFNKGCYIGQEIVSRMHHRHAARRRILIVKGQCDLPPQSSIEAGTKVLGRLGTSVANEALALMRIDHVKDAMDHNIPFTVKNIPVTISIAENMNFTFPENTIENTHG